The Lasioglossum baleicum chromosome 12, iyLasBale1, whole genome shotgun sequence genome includes a region encoding these proteins:
- the LOC143214244 gene encoding UDP-glucosyltransferase 2, whose amino-acid sequence MKLLSLICLWTILSTCHGYRILGLFPFNGKSHFIMFEQLMKGLAKKGHQVDVISTFPLKKPYPNYKDMIVLPAPRQFMNNLTFADMKSMLSSSASHAIATLAGNEVCVSLSDPRIQELVKNPPNDPPYDVILVEVFGAHCYFAIGHLLKKPMIGVASAILYPWHYGMISAPENLAYSANNLISFPPQMDFWQRTYNVLHTIYHKWNFLHHSSEQTEIARKYLGDNIPDVRSLERNISMILVNSFIGMNGVKDMNPALVEVGGLHVQEEGVELPESLEKWMNESTEGFIYFSFGSMVKIESFPMNYLDIFYKSLGKIAPVRVLMKIANPSELPPGLPKNVHTSPWIPQVKVLKHPNVKAFITHGGLMGTQESIHYGVPLIGIPLFADQFININTYVRCNIAIGLDLNTLTEKKMDDALNAVLHDPKYRETMKKVSARFLDRPLSALDTAIYWVEYIARNGGDALKSPAMNLTWYQVQLLDVYLFVLTVVGLAIYIVIRIVRFAIGAISVPPQEVYHQKKVS is encoded by the exons ATGAAGCTGCTATCGTTGATCTGTCTATGGACGATCCTGTCTACCTGCCACGGGTACAGGATCCTTGGCTTGTTCCCTTTCAACGGGAAAAGTCACTTCATAATGTTCGAGCAACTGATGAAGGGTCTCGCGAAGAAAGGACATCAGGTGGATGTGATCAGCACGTTCCCCTTGAAGAAACCGTATCCGAATTATAAGGATATGATTGTGCTGCCGGCACCCAGGCAGTTCATGAACAACCTAACCTTCGCTGACATGAAGTCGATGCTGTCTTCATCCGCGAGCCATGCTATCGCTACCCTCGCAGGGAACGAGGTTTGCGTCTCCTTGAGCGATCCCAGGATACAGGAACTCGTGAAAAACCCGCCGAATGATCCTCCTTACGACGTGATTCTGGTGGAG GTGTTCGGCGCCCATTGTTACTTCGCAATCGGTCACCTGTTGAAGAAACCAATGATAGGTGTAGCCTCTGCGATCCTCTATCCATGGCACTACGGCATGATCAGCGCCCCGGAGAACCTGGCATACTCAGCCAACAATCTGATCTCCTTCCCCCCGCAAATGGACTTCTGGCAACGAACATATAATGTCTTGCACACCATCTACCATAAGTGGAACTTCCTGCACCACTCATCCGAGCAAACCGAGATCGCGAGGAAATACCTCGGCGACAACATCCCAGACGTTAGATCCCTCGAAAGGAACATCTCGATGATCCTCGTCAACTCTTTCATAGGCATGAACGGAGTTAAGGACATGAACCCCGCACTCGTCGAAGTTGGAGGATTACACGTCCAGGAAGAGGGTGTCGAATTGCCTGAA AGCCTGGAGAAATGGATGAACGAGAGCACAGAAGGATTCATCTACTTCTCGTTCGGTTCGATGGTGAAAATCGAGTCATTCCCCATGAACTATCTCGACATATTTTACAAGTCTCTGGGAAAGATTGCACCTGTCCGGGTCTTAATGAAAATAGCAAATCCCAGCGAACTGCCACCTGGACTGCCAAAGAACGTTCACACGTCGCCGTGGATTCCGCAAGTCAAAGTCCTGA AGCACCCGAACGTAAAGGCATTCATCACTCACGGAGGACTTATGGGCACCCAGGAGTCGATTCACTATGGTGTACCTCTGATCGGTATACCATTGTTCGCTGATCAATTTATCAATATCAACACCTACGTCCGGTGTAATATTGCGATAGGATTAGACCTTAATACCCTTACGGAGAAGAAAATGGACGACGCTTTGAACGCTGTCTTGCATGATCCGAAATATCG TGAAACTATGAAGAAGGTGTCCGCGAGATTTCTAGACCGTCCCCTAAGCGCGTTGGACACCGCAATCTACTGGGTCGAATACATCGCCAGGAACGGCGGAGATGCACTCAAATCACCTGCGATGAACCTGACGTGGTATCAAGTGCAGTTGTTGGACGTTTACCTGTTTGTCTTAACTGTTGTTGGCCTGGCGATCTATATCGTGATACGCATCGTGCGATTTGCGATCGGCGCGATAAGCGTACCACCACAAGAAGTGTACCACCAGAAGAAAGTTTCATAA